The following nucleotide sequence is from Pelomicrobium methylotrophicum.
TCCAGCTGCCAAGACAATGAGCGGATTGCCTTCCGGCTTGCGCTCCTCCATACGTGCCTCTTCTGGTAGTGCGGCCTAACGTGAAGTAGGTGGACTTAAAGCCGACTTGTAAATCGGCATTATGCGCGTGACGTTGTCATTCTTCAAGATAGTCAAGGCGTTAGGCGGGGAAGTTGCATAAAAAATCGGGTTGAAAAACGAGGAGGATTCATGGAGCAAAATCAGAAAGTTGGCAACGCTGCTCGCCAGCCCGGGGCACCGCGTCTGCTCGACCAGGTCCGCAGCGCGATCCGCCGCCCACACTACAGCTACCGCACCGAACAGGCGTATGTCCACTGGATCAAACGCTTCATCTACTTGCACGGGGTACGTCATCCGCGCGAGATGGGGGAAGCCGAGGTGACGGCGTTCCTGAACAGCCTGGTTGCCGGACGCGGGATCGCGGCGGCGACCCAGAATCCGGCGCTGTCCTCCATCCTGTTTCTGTACAAGGAAGTGCTGGGGAAGCCACTCGACTGGCTCGATGGACTGGAACGCGCAAAGCGCCCGGCGCGCGTGCCGACTGTGCTCACTGTCGGAGAAGTCCAGCGCCTGCTCGCGCACCTCGACGGGATGAAGTGGCTCATGGCGAGCCTGCTCTACGGCGCGGGGCTGCGGCCGATGGAATATGTGCCTGTGGCTCAGGACGTGGAGCCGTGGTGGACGGAGCGCTTCTGCCCAGGCCTGCGCTTCAAGCCCCGAGCGCCTTGACCCACGCCCGCTGCGCGGTCCAGGCGAGCGGGAGTTTGCATCGCATCAGCCGCTCCAGCGTGAGCGTTTTGGGCTGCTGGCCCGTCAGGATCGCTTCAATCAGCTCGGGCGCGAGGAGCGCCAGGCGCAGGTGCTCGTGGACGATGCTTTTGTGCACCCCTTCCCGCGCGGCGATCTCGGCCGTGTCCGCCACCGCGCCCACCTCCAGCAGGTGGCCAGTAACCTCTTACCATGGCTACCCGCCCGTCGCCGACTGCACGCGCTTTTGCATATCATTTTGCTAGACTACCTGGCAGGGGGGTATTACGCCATGATCATGTCTCGTCGCCTGTGTTGCACTGCCGCCTTGCTCCTCGTCCTGCCGGTTGGCCCCCTATGGGCCAAGACGGCGAGCGAAATCTTCGAGGCCGCTTCGCCCAGCGTCGTGACGGTCCATGTCCAGGATGCTGCCGGTAGTCCCAAGGGCCTGGGTAGCGGTGTCGTGATCGGGCAGGGTGTGGTCGTCACCAATTGCCATGTCATCGAGGACGGCGTGCGCTACAGCGTCAAGCACGCGGGACGCGAGTATCCGGCCGCCGCCAGACACACCGACTGGAATCGGGATGTCTGCAGCCTGAGCGTGCCCGATCTTGCCGCCCGGCCGGTGCCCCTGGGGAGCACGCGCCAGCTCAAAGTGGGGCAGAAGGTGTATGCGATCGGCGCGCCGCAGGGGCTGGAGCTGACGCTGTCCGAGGGCATCATCTCCGCGCTGCGCGACGTGACCGGCGGGCGCTATCTGCAGATCACCGCGCCGATTTCGCCCGGCTCGAGCGGCGGCGGGCTGTTCGACGAGGAGGGACGGCTCATCGGCCTGCCCACCTTTTACCTGAGCGAGGGGCAGCAACTGAACTTCGCCGTGCCGGTGGAGTGGGTGCAGGCGCTGCCGCAACGCCAATCCGCCCAAGACGCGTCATCGCGCCCGTCGCAAAGCAGCAGCCAGTGGCTGGCGCGCGCCATCGCGCTGGAACAAAAACAGGACTGGCCAGCGCTCCTCCAACATGCCCAGGCCTGGACGCGCAACCAGCCCAAGGAAGCAGTGGCCTGGTTCGCGTTGGGCATCGCCTACGGTCGATTCGGTGAGACCGCCAAGGCGATCGAGGCTTTCCAGCAGGCGCTGCGCATCGATCCGCAGTATGCAGCGGCTTGGGCCGGCCTCGGCTTCAGCTACCATCGATCCGGTGAGATTGTCAAGGCGATCGAGGCCTACCAGCAGGCGCTGCGCATCGACCCGCAGGATGCGAAAACTTGGGGCGGCCTCGGCCTAGCTTACCGTCATTCCGGCCAGACTGCCAAGGCGATCGAGGCTTTCCAGCAGCCGCTGCGCATCGATCCGCAGTATGCGATGGCTTGGTACTTCCTCGGCGCTACCTACCGCATAGAAGGCCGGCGCGGCGAACTGATCGGCGTCTATGAAGCGCTCAAGCTTATCGACCGCAAGATGGCTGAAGAGTTTTTCAACAAGATCGTGCTGCCGTAACGCGGCGGCGTGCCGGGTCGGCGGGTTGTCTGAGAAGATCGGCGCGCGAAGGGGTCAGGTCTTGCCTTCTGTCCGGCCCATTGCCCAGTTCCGGAACCACCCGCCGCCGACTGCCGGCGCTTCTGCACATCATTCCTCACGCGAGCCTCACGCGAGCAAATCTGACCTTGGACTCCGCGACCATCGACCGGCCTGTGAGGCTCGGAAGGTGGTCTCACCCCAGTTGTTCAATCATCCGACGCTGGAGCGCCCAGTCGAGGGGAATGCTGCGCCTTTGCAGCGCTTCGAGGGAGAACGTGCGGGGCAGACGGCCGGTGAGCGTCGCCTCGACAATATCCGGCGCAAGCAGGGCGAAGCGCAGCGCGTCGTTGACGATGCTTTTGTGCACCCCTTCCCGCGCGGCGAATCCGCCGCGTCCCGGCCGCCGCCCGATGTCAAGGAAAGATTCGCACGCATGATGGCCGCTGTCAAAGGGCGAAGGGGGCTCCATCCGACGCGGCGCGAACGACCCGGGATGAAACGATGGGCCGCTAGTGGGTCATGAAAAGGCCAAGGGCCGCCAGTGGCTTGAGAACTCAGCCGGGTCCAATTCCCAGCAGCCTCAAACCAAAGCAGCCCTTAGCTACACTATTATCTACGAGACCGGTTGTTGATTCCGAAACTGGAGGCCCGCCATGGAGAAGAAATCCGCAAGCTCTTCGGCATCGAGCCACGTGCGCTCACGGGGCCAGAAGCCGAATGCCTCATCGGTTTCCGAACGACTGACTCCATCCGAGATCGAGTCGCTAAGGCAAGATCAGAACGAAGCGATCGACTTCTTGCAAAAGGTTTATCCGGGCCTGAAGATTCACAGGGCGGAGTAACCCGTCTTTCTACCGGGCGGGCGCTGGATCAATGGGCTTACCGCAATGGTGTAGCGCTCAGACTGATCCAGCCGGGCAAGCCGACGCAGAACGCTTACATTGAAAGCTTCAACGGACGGTTCCGGGATGAATGCCTAAACGAGCACTGGTTTACTAGCTTGGCACAGGCGCGGGTTCTGGTAGTCGCCTGACCGGCACGATTACAATGAGCACCGCCCGCACAGTTCACTGGACTACCAAGCGCCGGCAGCGAGTGCTGCCCCAAGAAGCGAGACCGAGAAGAAAATTGGGTAGCTGATTTGCAGACTTTACGAAGATGCCCTTGGCACTACGATTGGAGAAGGTCACTGCCACATTTCTCACAAAGGAGAATCTCGTCATGCTTTATCGCTTTAACGAGTACCACGGCACGCTCGGCAATGATCAGATGCTCACAGGCACATGGAGCGCGAATTTTGCTCTTTCTGGTGACGATATCTTGCAGGCGAAGAGCAACAGCAATAGCAACATCAATCTCGGTGGCGCAGGCAATGATACCTACATTCTCAGTAACAACGCTACCATGACCATTTTGGATAGCGGTGGCGTCGACCGTCTCGTCGCGACGGGTATCAGCCTCTTTTCTCCATATTCCTGGTCGATCACGATCGATGGTGGCCGCCACATCTTGGCTGGAAACTATGCAACGGGACAAACGGTCGCGATCGCCAACTGGCGCAATCCCACTAACCAGATCGAGTGGGTTACCTTGAAAG
It contains:
- a CDS encoding phage integrase N-terminal SAM-like domain-containing protein — encoded protein: MEQNQKVGNAARQPGAPRLLDQVRSAIRRPHYSYRTEQAYVHWIKRFIYLHGVRHPREMGEAEVTAFLNSLVAGRGIAAATQNPALSSILFLYKEVLGKPLDWLDGLERAKRPARVPTVLTVGEVQRLLAHLDGMKWLMASLLYGAGLRPMEYVPVAQDVEPWWTERFCPGLRFKPRAP
- a CDS encoding trypsin-like peptidase domain-containing protein produces the protein MLLVLPVGPLWAKTASEIFEAASPSVVTVHVQDAAGSPKGLGSGVVIGQGVVVTNCHVIEDGVRYSVKHAGREYPAAARHTDWNRDVCSLSVPDLAARPVPLGSTRQLKVGQKVYAIGAPQGLELTLSEGIISALRDVTGGRYLQITAPISPGSSGGGLFDEEGRLIGLPTFYLSEGQQLNFAVPVEWVQALPQRQSAQDASSRPSQSSSQWLARAIALEQKQDWPALLQHAQAWTRNQPKEAVAWFALGIAYGRFGETAKAIEAFQQALRIDPQYAAAWAGLGFSYHRSGEIVKAIEAYQQALRIDPQDAKTWGGLGLAYRHSGQTAKAIEAFQQPLRIDPQYAMAWYFLGATYRIEGRRGELIGVYEALKLIDRKMAEEFFNKIVLP